The following are from one region of the Synechococcus sp. CBW1108 genome:
- the istB gene encoding IS21-like element helper ATPase IstB, whose translation MAWIRCHWQSIASQAEGEGWSPSQFLYALCEQEMEQRQQARQHRLLRAAQLPWSKALADYDHGGRIEAHRWQELEALSRQSEWLQRGENVLLFGPSGVGKTHLAVGIALAQIGLDQACRFYPATSLVQELQKARAEYNLPAALERLDRYPLLLIDDIGYVRRDEQESSVLFELICHRYERRSLLITANQPFTAWDEIFPSSSMTVAAVDRLVHHCHIVEISGDSHRRAQASRRSGSK comes from the coding sequence TTGGCATGGATCCGCTGCCACTGGCAGAGCATCGCCTCGCAGGCTGAGGGCGAGGGCTGGAGCCCCAGTCAGTTTCTCTATGCCCTGTGCGAGCAGGAAATGGAGCAACGCCAGCAGGCCCGCCAGCACCGGCTGCTGCGCGCGGCCCAGCTGCCCTGGAGCAAAGCGCTGGCGGACTACGACCATGGCGGCCGGATCGAGGCGCACCGATGGCAGGAACTGGAGGCCTTGAGCCGCCAGAGCGAGTGGCTGCAGCGGGGCGAGAACGTGCTGCTGTTCGGCCCCAGCGGTGTGGGCAAGACGCACCTGGCGGTCGGCATCGCCTTGGCGCAGATCGGCCTGGATCAGGCCTGCCGCTTCTATCCCGCCACGAGCCTGGTGCAGGAGCTGCAGAAGGCCCGCGCCGAATACAACCTGCCGGCAGCGCTGGAGCGGCTGGATCGCTACCCGCTGCTGCTGATCGATGACATTGGCTATGTGCGGCGGGATGAACAGGAGAGCAGCGTGCTGTTTGAGCTGATCTGCCACCGCTACGAGCGCCGATCGCTGCTGATCACCGCCAATCAGCCGTTCACCGCCTGGGATGAGATCTTCCCCAGCAGCTCAATGACCGTGGCGGCGGTGGACCGGCTGGTGCACCACTGCCACATCGTCGAGATCAGCGGCGACAGCCACCGCCGCGCCCAAGCAAGCCGGCGCAGCGGCAGCAAATAG
- a CDS encoding major capsid protein: MGLTLIEAAKYENRLEHLAVLKTFSEGELLARLPFMNIAGSGLFYSAEQELPSVGFRAVNEGYTQSYGVVDQRAEAVHLFGGDVDVDRSIVDLMGPEARASQIEMKVRSMRLTLEATVINGDTAANPRAFDGLSKRLPPGDTMAIDNSAGAGSAGAPLDFDRLDELIDSVNAYGGSKVLVMSKAMRRQLNALARSTMGGGVYQTSTNSYGMTVHRYQDCDILTVDRDAQGVEVMGYDEAAGTSSIYCCTFGDQGVTGLQGPFQGRYGISVRDLGEVPDAPVFRTRVDWYVGFAVLHPRASGRLFNITPAGA; this comes from the coding sequence ATGGGCCTCACCCTGATCGAGGCAGCCAAATACGAAAACCGGCTCGAGCACCTCGCTGTGCTCAAGACGTTTTCAGAGGGCGAACTGCTCGCCCGGTTGCCGTTCATGAACATCGCCGGCAGCGGCCTCTTCTATTCCGCTGAGCAGGAACTGCCCTCGGTGGGCTTCCGCGCCGTCAATGAGGGCTACACCCAGAGCTACGGCGTTGTGGACCAGCGCGCAGAAGCGGTGCACCTCTTTGGCGGTGACGTGGATGTGGACCGCTCGATCGTGGATCTGATGGGCCCTGAGGCCCGTGCCAGCCAGATCGAGATGAAGGTGCGCTCCATGCGGCTCACCTTGGAGGCGACCGTGATCAACGGTGACACCGCTGCCAACCCGCGGGCCTTTGACGGTCTGAGCAAGCGCCTGCCGCCCGGTGACACCATGGCGATCGACAACAGCGCTGGCGCCGGATCTGCTGGTGCTCCGCTCGATTTCGATCGGCTCGATGAGCTGATCGATTCGGTGAATGCCTACGGCGGCAGCAAGGTGCTGGTGATGAGCAAGGCGATGCGCCGCCAGCTCAATGCCCTGGCCCGCAGCACCATGGGCGGCGGCGTGTACCAGACCAGCACCAACTCCTACGGGATGACGGTGCACCGTTACCAGGACTGCGACATCCTCACGGTGGACCGCGATGCCCAGGGCGTCGAGGTGATGGGTTACGACGAGGCGGCCGGCACCAGCTCGATCTACTGCTGCACCTTTGGTGATCAGGGCGTCACCGGTCTGCAGGGCCCGTTCCAGGGCCGGTATGGGATTTCGGTGCGGGACCTCGGTGAGGTGCCTGATGCACCTGTTTTCCGCACCCGCGTCGATTGGTACGTGGGCTTTGCCGTGCTGCATCCGCGTGCAAGCGGCCGTCTGTTCAACATCACCCCCGCTGGAGCCTGA
- a CDS encoding C39 family peptidase: MSTTPAVGTDSSPAAQAPFTAERWRQFWDNWKAQPQQLEGIEQLRLAVISADPEVLTEATPWRQTFSSAPPAPPAAAHANPLPVAWENQNDNASGTGYRECFSSSCAMLARYWGKVTGDDAYNVIRARYGDSTDAQAQLAALRSLGLTANFATNGDRSDLEEQINLGRPVAVGWLHHGSVSAPSGGGHWSVVIGFTEAVAIHNDPNGEADLVPGGYTSNTNGAGQHYSWKNWLPRWEADGPGTGWLLSCHP; the protein is encoded by the coding sequence ATGTCCACCACCCCAGCTGTAGGGACTGACTCTTCCCCCGCCGCCCAGGCGCCGTTCACAGCTGAGCGCTGGCGTCAGTTCTGGGACAACTGGAAGGCTCAGCCCCAGCAGCTGGAGGGCATCGAGCAGTTGCGGCTCGCCGTGATCAGCGCTGACCCGGAGGTCCTCACCGAGGCGACACCCTGGCGGCAGACCTTCTCCTCGGCCCCACCGGCTCCCCCAGCAGCGGCGCATGCCAATCCCCTGCCGGTGGCCTGGGAGAACCAGAACGACAACGCCTCAGGCACCGGCTACCGCGAGTGCTTCTCCAGCAGCTGCGCCATGCTCGCCCGCTACTGGGGCAAGGTCACAGGCGACGACGCCTACAACGTCATCCGTGCCCGTTATGGCGACAGCACCGATGCCCAGGCCCAACTGGCCGCATTGCGCTCCCTGGGGCTGACGGCGAATTTCGCCACCAATGGCGACCGCAGCGATCTGGAGGAGCAGATCAACCTGGGCCGACCGGTGGCGGTGGGCTGGCTGCATCACGGTTCGGTCTCGGCACCTTCTGGTGGCGGCCACTGGAGTGTGGTGATCGGTTTCACCGAGGCGGTCGCGATCCACAACGACCCCAATGGGGAAGCCGACCTCGTGCCTGGTGGCTACACGAGCAACACCAACGGCGCCGGCCAACACTACAGCTGGAAAAACTGGCTACCCCGCTGGGAGGCCGATGGCCCCGGCACCGGCTGGCTGCTCAGCTGTCATCCCTGA
- a CDS encoding DUF2811 domain-containing protein: MAEIPDAMAAHVSVENQFPEDLYEAMLMFIRSRQDMDQYRLMQAAVASFLFQQGCKQPVVVRHYLDGIFRRVPGVGSKNS, translated from the coding sequence ATGGCTGAGATCCCGGATGCGATGGCGGCCCACGTGAGTGTGGAAAACCAGTTTCCTGAGGATCTCTATGAGGCGATGCTGATGTTCATCAGGTCTCGGCAGGATATGGACCAGTACCGATTGATGCAGGCAGCCGTTGCGAGCTTCCTGTTTCAGCAGGGCTGCAAGCAGCCAGTGGTTGTGCGCCACTATCTCGATGGAATCTTCCGCCGTGTCCCGGGGGTAGGCAGCAAGAACAGCTGA
- a CDS encoding HEPN domain-containing protein codes for MTNPEAQALLRIARRDLKAAEVLQIPSIDESSWGFQIQQAVEKALKAWLFSLGEEPPLIHNLTALLQRVADAGGDVEPFLALEAFTVFAVQFRYDAEPEPMELDRRDWQQRAVELVDHVELIVRRGC; via the coding sequence ATGACCAACCCTGAGGCCCAGGCCCTGCTGCGTATCGCTCGCCGCGATCTCAAAGCAGCCGAGGTTCTGCAGATCCCGTCCATCGATGAATCCAGCTGGGGCTTTCAGATTCAGCAGGCGGTGGAAAAGGCCCTGAAGGCCTGGTTGTTTAGCCTTGGCGAGGAGCCACCGCTGATCCATAACCTCACGGCCCTGCTGCAGCGGGTCGCCGATGCTGGCGGTGATGTTGAGCCCTTCCTGGCCCTGGAAGCGTTCACCGTCTTTGCCGTCCAGTTCCGTTACGACGCTGAGCCAGAGCCGATGGAACTGGACCGCAGGGACTGGCAACAGCGGGCTGTGGAGCTGGTCGATCACGTCGAGCTGATTGTGCGCAGAGGCTGCTGA
- a CDS encoding nucleotidyltransferase domain-containing protein yields the protein MTTAPAATISEIQLQQMAAEIRDEIPGAEVRLFGSHARGDARPDSDIDLLITASDSWLQQHNRFDTLGKLWRRLAHNRIPIDLLLYSQSQVAERRQWLSHVISRAYREGRLLHDQP from the coding sequence ATGACCACAGCTCCAGCCGCAACGATCAGCGAAATCCAGCTGCAGCAGATGGCAGCTGAAATCCGGGATGAGATTCCTGGCGCTGAAGTGCGGTTGTTTGGCTCCCACGCCCGGGGTGATGCGCGCCCTGATTCCGACATCGACCTGCTGATCACCGCCAGCGACAGCTGGCTACAGCAGCACAACCGCTTTGACACCCTCGGCAAGCTCTGGCGCCGGCTCGCCCACAACCGCATCCCCATTGACCTCTTGCTTTATTCCCAGAGCCAGGTGGCCGAGCGGCGCCAATGGCTCAGCCACGTGATCTCGAGGGCCTACCGAGAAGGACGGCTGCTGCATGACCAACCCTGA
- the istA gene encoding IS21 family transposase has product MTKRRGGSSQEAAAAAAGISVRSARRIECNQLQPRANQPRGRTRPDPLVGVWEEELVPLLQRSPALTPITLLEHLQQQKPDVDWIPLQRTLQRRVREWKALHGPAPEVIFPLSYEPGEIAFCDFTQLKGVEVTIAGQVFPHLLFHYRLAWSGWSYAQVVQGGESFAALSEGLQNALAACGGVPGELRIDRLSAACRNRNGSFSSDITRRYHALCSHYSLAYSRNNLGVAHENGRVESPHGHLKRRIEQALLLRGSSDFESLAEYQAFLAAVIDQYNRPRLIRLEQEQAALRPLPRFRFADYDIEQLTVRRTSTIEVRRVVYSVPPRLIDQRLTVRIFHDRLQLLLGRQIACELERRHGGVERHGRAWSIDLEHLIDALRRKPRALLHCSYQRELFPDERWWQLWQQLRNGGDRDAAARLMVEALYVGCRLAGYEPVLGWLEKAHQRQGLSLAALQQRFRLPPHRPHPPQRIPQHSLQSYDDLLALHPAAPGGGSRPADPAATAAVGMDPLPLAEHRLAG; this is encoded by the coding sequence ATGACGAAACGACGAGGCGGCAGCAGCCAGGAGGCTGCTGCCGCGGCGGCGGGCATCTCAGTGCGCAGTGCTCGCCGGATTGAATGCAATCAGCTGCAGCCGCGGGCGAACCAGCCCCGTGGCCGCACCCGCCCCGATCCGCTGGTAGGGGTATGGGAGGAGGAGCTGGTGCCGTTGCTGCAGCGCTCACCCGCGCTGACGCCGATCACGCTCCTGGAGCATCTGCAGCAGCAGAAACCTGATGTGGACTGGATTCCGCTACAGCGCACCCTGCAGCGCCGGGTGCGGGAGTGGAAGGCACTGCACGGCCCGGCGCCGGAGGTGATCTTCCCTTTGAGCTATGAGCCTGGCGAAATTGCCTTCTGTGACTTCACCCAGCTCAAGGGGGTGGAGGTGACGATCGCCGGCCAGGTGTTCCCCCATCTGCTGTTCCACTACCGCCTGGCCTGGAGCGGCTGGAGCTATGCGCAGGTGGTCCAGGGCGGCGAGAGTTTTGCAGCCCTCTCCGAGGGTCTGCAGAACGCTCTGGCTGCCTGCGGCGGGGTGCCAGGTGAACTGCGCATCGACCGGTTATCAGCAGCGTGCCGTAACCGCAACGGCAGTTTCAGCTCCGACATCACCCGCCGTTATCACGCCCTCTGCAGCCACTACAGCCTGGCCTACAGCCGCAACAACCTGGGGGTGGCGCATGAGAACGGCCGTGTGGAGAGTCCCCATGGCCATCTCAAGCGGCGGATCGAGCAGGCGTTGCTGCTGCGCGGCAGCAGTGATTTCGAGTCGCTGGCTGAATACCAGGCTTTTCTGGCCGCGGTGATTGACCAGTACAACAGGCCGCGCCTGATCCGGCTGGAGCAGGAGCAGGCGGCGCTGCGGCCACTACCGCGGTTTCGTTTTGCCGACTACGACATTGAACAGCTCACGGTGCGGCGCACCAGCACGATCGAGGTACGCAGAGTCGTGTATTCGGTGCCGCCGCGGCTGATCGACCAGCGGCTGACGGTGCGGATCTTCCACGACCGGCTGCAGCTGCTTCTGGGCCGGCAGATCGCCTGCGAACTGGAGCGGCGCCACGGCGGTGTCGAGCGTCATGGGCGGGCGTGGAGCATCGATCTGGAGCACCTGATCGATGCGCTCAGGCGAAAACCCCGGGCATTGCTGCACTGCAGTTACCAGCGGGAGCTGTTCCCCGATGAGCGCTGGTGGCAGCTGTGGCAGCAGCTGCGCAATGGCGGTGACCGTGACGCCGCCGCCCGATTGATGGTCGAGGCGCTGTATGTGGGCTGCCGCCTGGCGGGCTACGAGCCAGTGCTGGGTTGGCTCGAGAAGGCCCATCAACGGCAAGGGCTGTCGCTGGCGGCGCTGCAGCAACGCTTCCGGCTGCCGCCCCATCGCCCCCACCCACCGCAACGCATTCCCCAACACAGCCTGCAGAGCTATGACGACCTCCTTGCCCTCCATCCCGCGGCCCCAGGCGGCGGAAGCCGCCCTGCCGATCCTGCTGCGACAGCTGCGGTTGGCATGGATCCGCTGCCACTGGCAGAGCATCGCCTCGCAGGCTGA